One segment of Phragmites australis chromosome 13, lpPhrAust1.1, whole genome shotgun sequence DNA contains the following:
- the LOC133888108 gene encoding uncharacterized protein LOC133888108 encodes MSVEYNMDEALKAKNVAESKFHARDIRGARKYAIKAQTLCPSLDDISQMVSTLEVHLAAESKIDGESDWYRILSLSAFADEEEVKKQYRKLALLLHPDKNKSVGAEEAFKLISEAWSVLSDSDRKILYDEKRKNHSVVNVTNGIYTYDKKANKRARKNAAAVAAKATTHPVGVDTFWTSCNRCCMQYEYLRIYLNHNLLCPNCHHAFLAVETGFPCNGSSSSFSWSTKQQQQQNHNSTKHSPGSTSRTSSIPGTEHGGYQQDNTYDSYNNQSFQWNQYSKTTPAASTNAYSTHASEKQRKKHDESHIYNYPATGNTYGHEKTTSRRGRFSKRRRYNNDCCTSVDYGVDNKETVAASTETTAFTDVGRVNGTSVERFRSAVSGRRANILGEITQIDTRGLLLEKAKAAIREKLHELNLTSSSRFAERRKSDGKLHPCDNNIKVNGVLSHKPGKGVKLCNSRSADVQVPATNEKNQEPRRVPVSIDVPDPDFHDFDKDRTERAFDGDQVWATYDSEDGMPRLYVMVQKVLSMKPFRIRMSFLNSKSNIELAPISWVASGFQKTCGDFRVGRYQITETINIFSHKVSWTKGPRGIIRIVPQKGDTWALYRNWSPDWNELTPDDVVYTYEIVEVIDDFSEEQGLTVIPLLKVAGFKAVFHRHMDPQEVRRIPKEELFRFSHQVPSRLLTGEEGNNSPKGCHELDPAATPVDLLKVIAEVKEDAATQTAK; translated from the coding sequence ATGAGTGTGGAGTACAATATGGATGAGGCCCTGAAAGCCAAAAATGTTGCAGAGAGCAAGTTTCATGCCCGTGACATCAGGGGTGCTCGGAAGTACGCAATCAAGGCCCAGACTCTCTGCCCGTCGCTTGATGACATATCTCAGATGGTGTCGACGCTTGAAGTTCATCTTGCAGCTGAGTCCAAGATTGATGGAGAGAGTGACTGGTACCGGATATTGTCTCTAAGCGCCTTTGCAGATGAAGAGGAAGTGAAGAAGCAGTACAGGAAGCTAGCTCTGCTGCTGCACCCCGACAAGAACAAGTCAGTTGGTGCTGAGGAGGCCTTCAAACTGATCTCTGAGGCGTGGAGTGTGTTGTCTGATAGTGACAGGAAGATACTTTACGATGAGAAGAGGAAAAATCATTCTGTTGTCAATGTAACAAATGGCATATATACTTACGATAAGAAGGCAAACAAGAGAGCTCGAAAGAATGCTGCTGCAGTGGCAGCTAAGGCTACTACTCATCCTGTCGGGGTTGATACGTTCTGGACATCTTGCAACCGCTGCTGCATGCAATATGAGTACTTAAGAATTTATCTTAATCATAACCTACTGTGCCCGAACTGCCATCATGCATTCTTGGCGGTGGAGACTGGATTTCCTTGCAACGGAAGCAGTTCCTCATTCTCCTGGTCgaccaagcagcagcagcagcagaaccaTAATTCCACCAAGCATTCGCCTGGTTCAACAAGCAGGACTTCTAGCATCCCAGGGACAGAGCACGGGGGATACCAGCAAGATAATACTTATGATTCCTACAACAATCAAAGCTTCCAGTGGAATCAGTACTCCAAGACAACGCCTGCAGCTAGTACAAATGCTTATAGTACACATGCCTCGGAGAAACAGAGAAAGAAGCATGATGAGAGCCACATCTACAACTATCCTGCAACTGGCAACACTTACGGCCATGAGAAAACTACTTCAAGGCGTGGCCGCTTTTCAAAGCGGAGAAGGTATAATAATGATTGCTGCACTTCTGTGGATTATGGTGTCGATAACAAAGAAACAGTCGCTGCAAGCACAGAAACAACTGCTTTCACTGATGTGGGACGGGTCAATGGTACTTCAGTGGAAAGGTTCAGATCCGCAGTGAGTGGAAGAAGAGCAAATATTTTGGGAGAGATCACCCAGATAGATACACGAGGTCTACTTCTTGAGAAAGCCAAGGCAGCTATCCGTGAAAAATTACATGAGTTAAACCTCACATCATCTTCAAGGTTTGCAGAGAGAAGAAAATCAGATGGGAAGCTACATCCTTGTGACAACAACATAAAGGTCAATGGGGTCCTCTCTCACAAACCTGGCAAAGGAGTCAAGCTATGCAACTCAAGAAGTGCTGACGTTCAAGTGCCCGCAACTAATGAAAAGAATCAAGAGCCTAGACGTGTGCCTGTGTCAATTGATGTCCCAGACCCTGACTTCCATGATTTTGATAAAGATCGTACagagagagcttttgatggTGATCAAGTATGGGCTACATATGATAGTGAGGATGGCATGCCTCGTCTATATGTAATGGTGCAGAAAGTTCTTTCAATGAAGCCTTTCAGAATCCGCATGAGTTTCCTCAACTCCAAGTCCAATATTGAACTGGCACCGATAAGCTGGGTTGCCTCTGGTTTTCAAAAGACATGTGGCGATTTCAGGGTCGGGAGATATCAGATCACTGAAACAATCAACATATTTTCACACAAAGTCAGCTGGACCAAAGGTCCTCGTGGGATTATCAGGATTGTTCCTCAGAAAGGGGATACATGGGCTTTGTATCGGAACTGGTCTCCTGATTGGAATGAGCTTACACCTGATGATGTGGTATACACGTACGAGATAGTAGAAGTTATTGATGATTTTAGTGAGGAGCAAGGGCTGACTGTCATCCCATTGCTGAAGGTTGCTGGTTTCAAGGCTGTCTTCCATAGGCACATGGATCCCCAGGAGGTCAGGAGGATACCCAAGGAAGAGCTGTTCCGGTTCTCACATCAAGTTCCTTCTCGCCTTCTGACCGGTGAAGAAGGCAACAATTCCCCAAAAGGTTGCCATGAGCTGGACCCTGCGGCAACTCCGGTGGACCTTCTTAAGGTTATTGCAGAGGTCAAGGAAGATGCGGCAACGCAGACTGCTAAATAG